The Herbaspirillum sp. DW155 genomic interval GCTTCTTGACTTCATGCTGGCTTTTGCCGCAGAAGGAGCAGTAAAGCAGTTTTTCGCCGCTGGAAGATTTTTTCTCGGACATAGAGCTACTAGAGTAAAAGTTACGACCCGATCATACCCGCGAAATCCGGATTCGTCACGGCTTGGTCATTTTTGGTGTCCCAAAATGCTTCACAGGACTGCCGTATGACCGTTATATGTCAGCACAGGTGCCATTTATCAAGCAAACAGAGCCGGAAAAGCTGCTCTGTGCCAATTTCGTCAAAATTTGCACAAAAAAAAAGCCCGAACGATGTTCCGTTCGGGCATTTTTTGGCGTTTTACAACGCTGCACTACGTGCAAAGCTCAAGTACGCTGGGTCAGCACCTGGTCGATCAGACCATATTCCGCGGCGGCCTCGGCCGACATGAAATTGTCTCGATCGGTATCCTTGCTGATCTGCTCGACCGTACGGCCGGTCTTTTCAGCGAGGATGGTGTTGAGGCGTTCGCGCAGGTACAGAATTTCACGTGCCTGGATCTCGATATCCGATGCCTGGCCCTGAGCGCCGCCCAGCGGCTGGTGAATCATGATGCGCGAGTTCGGCAGCGAGAAACGCTTGCCCTTGGCACCAGCGGCCAGCAGGAAAGCGCCCATGGAAGCGGCCAGACCCGTGCACAGCGTCGACACTTGCGGCTTGATGAACTGCATGGTGTCGAAGATCGCCATGCCGGCCGAAACCGAACCGCCAGGCGAATTGATGTACAGGGAAATGTCCTTGTCCGGGTTTTCGCTTTCCAGGAACAGCAGCTGCGCCACGATCAGGTTGGCCATCGCATCATTGACCGGGCCGACCAGGAAAATGATGCGTTCCTTGAGCAGGCGCGAATAGATGTCGTAAGCGCGTTCGCCACGGCCACTCTGTTCGATCACCATCGGCACCATGCCGAGCATTTGGGTATCCAGTGCAGATTGCTTCATCAGACCAGTCATGTATGCATCCTTAAGCGTAAGAGTTTTCTGATACTACTAGAGAAAACCGGATTACGCTTGCGCCTGATTACCCATCAGTTCATCGAACGAAACCGGCTTTTCCGAGACCTTTGCCTTGCCGAGGACGTAGTTGACGACGTTTTCTTCCAAAACAAGAGCTTCGACTTCGGCCAGGCGACGACGGTCGGAGAAGTAGTACTTCAGCACTTGTTGCGGATCTTCGTAGCTCTGGGCGAAGTCTTCGATCTGGGCCTTGACCTGTTCTTCGGTGGCTTCCAGCTTGTTCTGCTTGACCACTTCAGCCAGGATCAGGCCCAGGCGCACGCGGCGCTCGGCCTGGGCAGTGAACAGTTCCTTGGGCAGTTGCATGACCTTGGGGTCCATACCGCGCTGGGCCATGTCCTGACGGGCCATTTCGGACAGGCGCTCGACGTCCTGGTCGATCAGGGCCTTGGGCACTTCCAGTTCGGACGCCTTGATCAGGGCGTTCATCACGCTGTCCTTGGTCTTGGCCTTGGTGCGGGCGGTGACTTCACGCTCCAGGTTCTTCTTGATGTCTTCGCGCATCTTGGTCAGATCGCCGTCTTCGATGCCCAGGGATTGGGCGAAGACTGCATCGACCTCAGGCATATGCGCCCATTCGATCTTCTTGACGGTGATGGTGAATTCAGCGGTCTTGCCGGCCACGTCCTTGCCGTGGTAGTCCTCGGGGAAAGCCAGCGGGAAGGTCTTCGATTCGCCGACCTTCAGGCCGATGGTCGCGGCTTCGAATTCGGGCAGCATGCGGCCTTCGCCCAACACGAACGGGAAGGCATCGGCCTTGCCGCCCTGGAATTCCACGCCGTCGATCTTGCCCACGAAGTCCACGGTCACGCGGTCGCCGTTCTGGGCCGACTGGTCGGCACCGCCGTCGCCGTGCGCACCTTGCTCGCCCTTGACGTGGTAGTGCACGCGCTGCTTGCGCAGGATGTCGATGGTCTTGTCGATTTCGGCGTCGGAGACGACCGCGGTGGTCTTCTCGACTTCAGCGCCGGACAGGTCGCCGACGGTCACTTCCGGATAGACTTCGAAGGTGGCGTCGAAGGCCAGCTTGCCTTCACCGGCTTCTTCGCTGGTCTTGGGTTCGATGCGGGGGAAACCGGCCACGCGCAGGTTGTTTTCGACGGCGGCGTCATTGAATGCGCGGCCAACCTTGTCGTTGAGGACTTCGGTTTCGACCTGGTAGCCGAACTGGGCGGCAACCATCTTCATCGGCACTTTACCCGGACGGAAACCCGGTGCCTTGGCGGTACGGGCGCGCACCTTCAG includes:
- the clpP gene encoding ATP-dependent Clp endopeptidase proteolytic subunit ClpP codes for the protein MTGLMKQSALDTQMLGMVPMVIEQSGRGERAYDIYSRLLKERIIFLVGPVNDAMANLIVAQLLFLESENPDKDISLYINSPGGSVSAGMAIFDTMQFIKPQVSTLCTGLAASMGAFLLAAGAKGKRFSLPNSRIMIHQPLGGAQGQASDIEIQAREILYLRERLNTILAEKTGRTVEQISKDTDRDNFMSAEAAAEYGLIDQVLTQRT
- the tig gene encoding trigger factor; the protein is MATAVETLSKLERRMTLSFPLADVQAEVEKRLKVRARTAKAPGFRPGKVPMKMVAAQFGYQVETEVLNDKVGRAFNDAAVENNLRVAGFPRIEPKTSEEAGEGKLAFDATFEVYPEVTVGDLSGAEVEKTTAVVSDAEIDKTIDILRKQRVHYHVKGEQGAHGDGGADQSAQNGDRVTVDFVGKIDGVEFQGGKADAFPFVLGEGRMLPEFEAATIGLKVGESKTFPLAFPEDYHGKDVAGKTAEFTITVKKIEWAHMPEVDAVFAQSLGIEDGDLTKMREDIKKNLEREVTARTKAKTKDSVMNALIKASELEVPKALIDQDVERLSEMARQDMAQRGMDPKVMQLPKELFTAQAERRVRLGLILAEVVKQNKLEATEEQVKAQIEDFAQSYEDPQQVLKYYFSDRRRLAEVEALVLEENVVNYVLGKAKVSEKPVSFDELMGNQAQA